A genomic stretch from Agarivorans sp. Alg241-V36 includes:
- a CDS encoding DUF1127 domain-containing protein: protein MSTNVNTIGNNKNTSFFQHIVEVYHLCNAWILRQKTRRQLAQLPAYLLRDIGLSEADRYQESRKHFWEN, encoded by the coding sequence ATGAGCACTAACGTAAATACCATTGGTAACAACAAAAACACTTCTTTCTTCCAACATATTGTTGAGGTTTACCACCTTTGTAATGCATGGATTTTGCGCCAGAAAACGCGCCGCCAATTAGCTCAGCTTCCAGCTTACTTATTACGTGATATTGGCTTAAGCGAAGCAGATCGCTACCAAGAATCACGCAAACACTTCTGGGAAAACTAA
- a CDS encoding DUF3624 family protein: MSCQFCQKAWFVEKLGRCQQCMWQANLGSLILLACCFSYGGEVAVYAVALWLAFAAFAGLSLAHWIMFFYYRWSTQQPPSK, encoded by the coding sequence GTGAGTTGTCAGTTTTGCCAAAAGGCATGGTTTGTTGAGAAGCTAGGCCGTTGCCAGCAGTGTATGTGGCAAGCCAACTTAGGCAGTTTGATTTTGTTGGCATGCTGCTTTAGCTATGGTGGTGAGGTTGCAGTTTATGCTGTGGCTTTGTGGCTGGCTTTTGCGGCATTTGCAGGCTTAAGTTTGGCACATTGGATCATGTTTTTTTATTATCGGTGGTCGACTCAGCAACCACCAAGTAAGTAG
- a CDS encoding alanine--glyoxylate aminotransferase family protein, whose product MNISSFNPPRRTLMGPGPSDISPQVLQAQSRPIIGHLDPLFVNMMDEIKSLLQYAFQTQNPHTFAVSAPGSAGMETCFVNLVEPGDKVIVCINGVFGQRMLENVERCGGEAVVVEDSWGTAVSIDKVSQALEQHADAKILAFVHAETSTGVASDAQALCALAKQHNCLTIVDAVTSLAGIPVKVDEWGIDAIYSGSQKCLSCVPGLSPVSFSQAVVNKLTKRKTKVQSWFLDQSLVMGYWSGEQKRSYHHTAPVTALYALHESLLALYKEGLEQSWRRHADLHQLLADGLAKLGLDLMVEADCRLPQLNLVAIPDGIDEAAVRAKLLNNYNLEIGAGLGQFAGKAWRIGLMGYAARKENVSLCLAALAEVLGES is encoded by the coding sequence ATGAACATCAGTTCCTTTAACCCTCCTCGTAGAACTTTAATGGGGCCTGGACCCTCAGATATTTCCCCTCAAGTATTACAGGCACAAAGTCGCCCCATTATTGGTCACCTAGATCCTTTGTTCGTTAATATGATGGACGAGATAAAGAGTTTGCTGCAGTACGCCTTTCAAACTCAAAACCCGCATACCTTCGCAGTGTCTGCCCCAGGTTCAGCTGGTATGGAAACCTGTTTTGTTAACTTAGTAGAACCTGGCGATAAGGTAATAGTTTGCATTAATGGCGTATTTGGTCAGCGCATGTTGGAAAACGTAGAGCGATGCGGAGGGGAAGCTGTTGTCGTGGAAGATAGCTGGGGCACTGCGGTATCTATCGATAAAGTCAGTCAAGCCCTTGAGCAACATGCAGATGCAAAAATCCTTGCCTTCGTGCACGCAGAAACCTCTACCGGCGTTGCATCTGACGCCCAGGCACTTTGTGCTTTAGCAAAACAACACAACTGCCTCACTATTGTTGATGCAGTGACTTCTCTAGCTGGGATCCCAGTTAAAGTAGATGAGTGGGGCATTGACGCAATCTATTCTGGTAGCCAAAAGTGCCTTTCTTGTGTGCCAGGTTTATCGCCAGTCAGCTTTAGTCAGGCAGTGGTGAATAAATTAACTAAGCGTAAAACCAAGGTTCAAAGTTGGTTTTTAGATCAAAGCCTAGTAATGGGTTATTGGTCGGGAGAGCAAAAGCGTTCTTATCATCATACTGCGCCGGTTACCGCTTTGTATGCACTGCATGAATCACTGCTTGCACTATATAAAGAAGGTTTGGAGCAATCATGGCGGCGTCATGCTGATTTGCACCAACTCTTAGCAGATGGCTTAGCTAAACTAGGTTTAGATTTAATGGTGGAAGCTGATTGTCGATTACCCCAACTCAATTTAGTGGCAATCCCTGATGGGATAGATGAAGCTGCAGTTCGCGCTAAGCTACTAAATAACTATAACTTGGAGATTGGTGCTGGTTTAGGTCAGTTTGCCGGCAAAGCATGGCGAATAGGCTTAATGGGCTACGCTGCTCGCAAAGAGAATGTGAGTTTGTGCTTAGCGGCATTAGCTGAAGTTCTTGGCGAAAGCTGA
- the miaA gene encoding tRNA (adenosine(37)-N6)-dimethylallyltransferase MiaA yields the protein MQTQAANLIVVLGPTASGKTQLGVELARRYGGEVLSADSRQVYKGLDIGSGKDLAEYQEIPYHLIDIVEPDTEYSVFHFQRDFFAAYQQIKQANKLPIMVGGTGLYIDAVTQNYQLHEAPVNKALRDQLAELSLSELQQRLLALKPEQHNSTDLTVRPRLVRAIEIAESDKVIEPQNTPKHPKINPLYIGIRWERSVLRERITLRLKQRLEEGLIEEVQKLHRDGVSYSKLEFYGLEYRLVAQHLQEQLSYNGMFQKLNSQIHQFAKRQDTWFRKMERRGDVIHWLDPQQNLIEQAASLVESQLESLSAKLT from the coding sequence ATGCAAACTCAAGCCGCTAACCTTATTGTTGTATTAGGCCCCACCGCCTCTGGAAAAACCCAACTAGGTGTTGAACTAGCGCGTCGCTATGGGGGTGAAGTGCTATCGGCAGATTCGCGCCAAGTGTATAAAGGTTTAGATATTGGCTCGGGCAAAGACTTAGCGGAATACCAAGAGATCCCCTACCATCTTATTGATATAGTTGAGCCCGATACTGAGTACAGCGTGTTCCACTTTCAACGAGACTTTTTTGCCGCTTACCAGCAGATAAAACAAGCCAATAAATTGCCAATCATGGTGGGCGGAACTGGCTTGTATATAGACGCTGTAACACAAAACTATCAACTACACGAAGCGCCGGTAAATAAGGCCTTGCGGGATCAACTGGCTGAGTTGAGCCTAAGTGAACTACAACAACGCTTATTGGCACTAAAGCCGGAACAGCACAATAGTACAGATTTAACGGTTCGCCCACGCCTAGTGAGGGCGATAGAGATAGCAGAGTCGGACAAAGTAATTGAACCGCAGAACACGCCTAAGCATCCAAAGATAAATCCACTTTATATCGGAATTCGTTGGGAGCGCTCGGTACTAAGAGAGCGCATCACTCTGCGCTTAAAGCAGCGTTTAGAAGAAGGCCTAATTGAAGAAGTACAAAAACTTCATAGAGATGGCGTGAGTTACAGCAAGCTAGAGTTTTATGGTTTGGAGTACCGCTTAGTTGCTCAACATTTGCAAGAGCAACTTAGCTACAACGGCATGTTTCAAAAGCTTAATTCTCAGATCCATCAGTTTGCCAAACGCCAGGATACTTGGTTTAGGAAGATGGAGCGCCGTGGTGATGTTATTCATTGGCTAGATCCCCAGCAAAACCTAATAGAGCAAGCCGCAAGCTTAGTAGAATCACAACTAGAAAGCTTAAGTGCCAAGCTTACATAA